The Pristiophorus japonicus isolate sPriJap1 chromosome 8, sPriJap1.hap1, whole genome shotgun sequence genomic sequence ccgacacacagagcagTAATACCCACACCCAGAGATGTAGTACCGaaacccagaggactaataccCTCAGCcaaaggagtaatatcgacatttagaggaggaatacctacatccagaggagtaatgccgacacccaatggagtaataccgacacccagatgatgaataccgacatccagaggagtaataccgaaacgcagTGGAGTAATATCGACAACCAGGCGAGTAAtaacaacccagaggagtaataccgtcacccagagatgcaatatcgacacccagaggagtaataccgaaacccagaggaatgattccgtcacccagaggagtaataccgacatgcagagaagtaataccaacacccagaggagtaataccgtcatccagaggagtaataacgaaaCGCAGAAGAGTCAATcccacaaccagaggagtaataccgacacccaccgGAGCAGGACTGAGATGCAGGGGAGCAATACCGACGCCCAGTTATGTAATACGTCACCCGGAAGAGTAAtcacgacacccagaggagtaatatgaacccagaggagtactacggacacccagaggagtaatatcaaagcagaggagtaaaaccgctACCCAGAGGAATAATAGCGTCACCCCGAGTAGTAATACCTTCATGCAGAggggtaatactgtcacccagaggagtaatacctatatccagaggagtaatacggtcactcatgggagttaatccgtcaccgagaggagtaatagcgacacccagaggaataagaccgacatctagaggattaataccatcacccagaggattaataccgtcacccagttgagtaataccgtcacccagtggagtactaccgacatccagaggaataataatGATACACAGATGAATAATAACgtctcccagaggagtaataccgacatccagatgaatactactgacatccagaggagtaataccgtcagccagagcagtaataccgacaaccagagatgTAGTACCTAAACCCAGAGGACTGATAccctcagccagaggagtaataccgacatttatAGAaggaataccgacatccagaggagtaatgccgacacccaatggagtaataccgacacccagatgatgaataccaacatccagaggagtaataccgacacgcagtggaGTAATATCGACAACCAGGCGAGTAAtaacaacccagaggagtaataccgtcacccagagatgcaatatcgacacccagaggagtaataccgacacccagaggactaataccgtcacccagaggagtaataccgacattcagAGAAGTAATGCCGACATGCAGAAGAGTAATACTTTCAACAAGAcgaataataccgacacacagaggagtaatacgacaaccacaggagtaataccgacacccagagtagtaataccgacatctagaggagtaatacagtcaccaagtggagtaataccgacacgcagaggtaTAATACCGAAAtgtagaggagtaataccaacaccaagacgagtaataccgtcacccagaggagtaataccgacacccagcgaAGCAATACCGAGacacagaggagcaataccgacaacaagttgagtaataccttcacccagaagAGTactaccgatacccagaggagtaataccgacacccggaggagCAATACTCTCATGTAGAGGACtattaccgatatccagaggagtaatacgatcacccaggggagttataccgttaccgagaggagtaataccgacacgcagaggaataatacagacattcagaggagtaataccatcacccagatggGTAATAGCATCACCGAGAGGAGAAGTACTGTCACCCAGGGGaacaataccgacatccagagaagtaataccgatagcagaggagtaatcccgacatccagaggagtaacaccgacaccCATAGTAGTAATGTAGACACCCAGATCAGTAATaacgacatccagatgagtaataccgtcatccagaggagtaatacggacatccagatgagtaatgccgacatccagagaagtaataccgtcatccagaggagtaataccgtcatctAGAGGAGTAATacggacatccagatgagtaatgccgacatccagaggaataataccgtcacccagaggagtaatactctcATACATGGGAGTCATTCCGacgtccagaggagtaataccgtcacccagaggagtaatacaaacacccagaggactaatatcgacacccagaagtgcaataccgacactcagaggagcaataccggcaccgagaggagtaataccgacacccagatgagtaatagcgacaaccagaggagtaatactgacaaccagggcagtaattccgaaatccagaggagtaataccgtcacccagaggagcaataccgacatccagagaagtataactgacatggaggggagtaataccgacacccaggcgagtaatactttcaccaagcggagcaataccgacacccagaggagtaagaatgacaccagaggagtaataccgacacccagaggagtaatacggtcaCCGAGGAGTAATACAAACACGCAGCGGACTAATATCGACACCCCTAAgtgtaataccgacactcagaggagcaataccggcaccgagggcagtaattccgaaatccagaggagtaataccgtcacccagagaagtaatactttcacccagaggaataataccgaaaagcagaggagtgaaaccgtcgcgaagaggagtaatactgtcaccaagATTAGCtataccgagacccagaggagtgataccgataccgagaggagaaataccgacacccagtggagtaataccgacacccagagatgTAGTACCGAAACCCAGAGTACTAATAccctcagccagaggagtaataccgacatttagaggaggaaaaccgacatccagaggagtaatgccgacacccagtggagtaataccgacacccagatgatgaataccgacatccagaggagtaataccgacacgcagtggaGTAATATCGACAACCAGGCCAGTAATAAcaatccagatgagtaataccttcacccagagatgcaatatcgacacccacaggagtaataccgacacccagaagaCTAATTCcgtaacccagaggagtaataccgacattcagtgaagtaatgccgacatccagtggagtaatactttcacccagtggattaataccgaaaagcagaggagtgaaaccgtcgcgaagaggagtaataccgtcacccagaggagcaataccgacatccagagaagtataactgacatgcaggggagtaataccgacacccagacgactaatactgtcacccagaggacgaataccgacatccagagaagtaataccgacatacagatgagtaatactttcaccaagcgcagtaataccgacacccagaggagtaggaatgacaccagaggagtaataccgacacccagaggagtaacaccgtcacCCAGAGGCGTAATACAAACACCCAGAGGACTAATATCGACACCCATAAGTGTAACACCGACAAtcagaggagcaataccggcaccgagaggagtaataccgacacccagagaagtaatactttcacccagaggattaataccgaaaagcagaggagtaaaaccgtcgcgaagaggagtaataccgtcacccagaggagcaatagtgACACCAAGAGAAGTATAACTGAcatgcagagaagtaataccgacacccagacgagtaataccgtcacccagaggacgaataccgacatccagagaagtaataccgacatccaggtgagtaatactttcacccatagGATTAATAacgaaaagcagaggagtaaaaccggcgcgaagaggagtaataccgacacccagagaagtaataccgacaccagaggagtaataccgacaccgagaggagtaataccgacatccagaggagtaataccgtcacaacgtggagtaataccgacacccatcggagtaataccgacatgcaaaggagtaataccaacaccaaaggagtaataccgtcacccagaggagtaataccgaatcctaaaagagtaataccgacatcctgaggagtaataccgacacgcagcggaGCAATGCAGAGACCCAGAGAAGCAATACCGAGAACCAGTTGAGTAATTCCTTCAcccggcggtgtaatcccgacacccagaggagtaatattgtcacccagaggagtactaccgaaACAGTGAGGAGTAATACtgtgacccagaggagcaatactgtcaACCAGTGGAGTAATATCGAGACCCAGAGGAACAATACTGTCacgcagagagtaataccgacagccagaggagtgcaatcgacatctagaggagtagGACTGACATTGAGAGGAgcgataccgtcacccagaggagtaataccaacccagaggagtaataccaacacccagatgagtaatatcgacacacagaggagtcataccgtcacccagacgagtaagaccaaaccagaggagtaataccgccacccacaGGAGTAATAGCATCACCCCGAGTAGAAGTACCTAAatcgagaggagtaatactgtcactcagaggagtaataccgatatccagaggtgtaatacggtcacccaggggagttatactgtcaacaagaggagtaataccaacacccagaggaataataccgatatccagaggagtaataccatcacccagaggagtaataccgtcacccagtggagtaataccgtcacccagagaagtaatactttcacccagaggattaataccgaaaagcagaggagtaaaaccgtcgcgaagagaagtaataccgtcacccagaggagcaatagcgacatccagagaagtataactgacatgcagagaagtaataccgacacccagacgagtaataccgtcacccagaggacgaataccgacatccagagaagtaataccgacatccaggtgagtaatactttcacccataggattaataccgaaaagcagaggagtaaaaccggcgcgaagaggagtaataccgacacccagagaagtaatacctacaccagaggagtaataccgacaccgagaggagtaataccgacatccagaggagtaataccgtcacaacgtggagtaataccgacacccataggagtaataccgacatgcaaaggagtaataccaacaccaaaggagtaataccgtcacccagaggagtaataccgaatcccaaaagagtaataccgacatcctgaggagtaataccgacacgcagcggaGCACTGCAGAGACCCAGAGAAGCAATACCGAGAACCAGTTGAGTAATTCCTTCAcccggcggtgtaatcccgacacccagaggagtaatattgtcacccagaggagtactaccgaaACAGTGAGGAGTAATACtgtgacccagaggagcaatactgtcaACCAGTGGAGTAATATCGAGACCCAGAGGAACAATACTGTCacgcagagagtaataccgacagccagaggagtacaatcgacatctagaggagtagGACTGACATTGAGAGGAgcgataccgtcacccagaggagtaatgtcgtcacccggaggagcaataccgatacccagaggagtaatgccgtcaccgaGATGAGTAatcccgacaaccagaggagcaataccaataccagaggagtaatactgtcgaccagataagtaataccgaaacccagatgagtaatgtcaccacccagaggagtaatacctacacctAGAGCAGCAATaatgacacccagaggagcaataccgtcagcCGGAGGAACAATAacgacaccgagaggagtaataccgatatccagaggagtaatagcgacacccagaggagtaatagcgacacccagaggcgTAATACAGAAATCCAGAGGGGTGatgccgtcacccagagaagtaatactgtcatccagaggaataatatcgTACAGCAGTGGAGCAAAACGgtcacgaagaggagtaataccttcacccagaggagaAATATCGagacccagaggagtgataccgacaccgagaggagaaataccgacacccagacgagtaataccgataCCAAGATGAGTAATACCtatacccagacgagtaataccaaaccagaggaataatacagctacccagaggagtaatagcgtcacCACGAGTAGTAATGccttcatccagaggagtaataccgtcacccagaggagtaataatgacatctagaggagtaataccgacatccagaggagcaatactacaccgagaggaataataccgacacacagagcagtaataccgacacccagagatgTAGTACCGAAACCCAGAGGTCTAATACCCTcagccaaaggagtaataccgacatttagAGGAGGAATACCTACATCCAGACGAGTAATGCCGACACCcaatggagtaataccgacacccagatgatgaataccgacatccagaggagtaataccgacacgcagtggaGTAATATCGACAACCAGGCGAGTAAtaacaacccagaggagtaataccgtcacccagagatgcaatatcgacacccagaggagtaataccgaaacccagaggagtaataccgacatgcagataagtaataccaacacccagaggagtaataccgtcatccagaggagtaataacgaaacgcagaagagtgaatcccacacccagaggagtaataccgacacccaccgGAGCAGGACTGAGACGCAGGGGAGCAATACCGACGCCCAGTTGTGTAATACGATCACCCGGAAGAGTAAtcacgacacccagaggagtaatatcaacCCGGAGGAGAACtacggacacccagaggagtaatatcaaaacagaggagtaataccgccacccagaggaataatagcgTCACCCCGAGTAGTAATACCTTCATGCAGAAGAGTAATACTGTCACCNNNNNNNNNNNNNNNNNNNNNNNNNNNNNNNNNNNNNNNNNNNNNNNNNNNNNNNNNNNNNNNNNNNNNNNNNNNNNNNNNNNNNNNNNNNNNNNNNNNNNNNNNNNNNNNNNNNNNNNNNNNNNNNNNNNNNNNNNNNNNNNNNNNNNNNNNNNNNNNNNNNNNNNNNNNNNNNNNNNNNNNNNNNNNNNNNNNNNNNNGTTATTTCGCGCTGGTTGTCGATATTACtccactgcgtgtcggtattactcatctggatgttggTATTCATcatctgcgtgtcggtattactccattgggtgtcggcattactcctctggatgtcggtattcctcctctaaatgtcggtattactcctctggctgagggtattagtcctctgggtttATGTACTACATCTCTGGTTGTCGGAATTACTgctctggctgacggtattactcctctggatgtcggtagtattcatctggatgtcggtattactcctctgggagacGTTATTATTCATCTGtgtatcggtattattcctctggatgtcgctagtactccactgggtgacggtattactccactgggtgacgatattaatcctctgggtgatggtattaatccTCTAGATGTCGGTCTTATTCCTcggggtgtcgctattactcctctcggtgacggattaactcccatgagtgaccgtattactcctctggatatcggtattactcctctgggtgacagtattactcttcTGCATGAAGGTATTACTACTCGGGGTGAcgctattattcctctgggtggcggtattactcctctgttttgatattactcctctgggtgtccgtaGTTCTCCTCCGGgttgatattactcctctgggtgtcgtgaTTACTCTTCCGGGTGATCGTATTACACAACTGGGCGTCGGTATTGCTCCCCTGCGTCTCAGTCCTGCTCcggtgggtgtcggtattactcctctgggtgtgggattcactcttctgcgtttcgttattactcctctggatgacggtattactcctctgggtgttggtattacttatctgcatgtcggtattactcctctgggtttcggtattactcctctgggtgtcgatattgcatctctgggtgacggtattactcctctgggttgttaTTACTCGCCTGGTTGTCGATATTACtccactgcgtgtcggtattactcctctggatgtcggtattcatcatctgggtgtcggtattactccattgGGTGTCGGCATTACTCGTCTGGATGTAGGTATTCCTCCTctaaatgtcggtattactcctttggctgAGGGTATTAGACCTCTGGGTTTCGGTACTAcatctctgggtgtcggtattactgctctgtgtgtcggtattattcctctcggtgtagtattgctcctctggatgtcggtattactcctctagatgtcattattactcctctgggtgacggtattactcctctggatgaaggCATTACTACTCGTGgtgacgctattactcctctgggtagctgtattattcctctggtttggtattactcgtctgggtataGGTATTACTCATCTTGGtatcggtattactcgtctgggtgtcggtatttctcctctcggtgtcggtatcactcctctgggtctCGATATTtctcctctgggtgaaggtattactcctcttcgtgacCGTTTTGCTCCACTGCTGTAcgatattattcctctggatgacagtattacttctctgggtgacggcatCACCCCTCTGGATTTCTGTATTAcgcctctgggtgtcgctattactcctctgggtgtcgctattactcctctggatatcggtattactcctctcggtgtcgtTATTGTTCCTCCGgctgacggtattgctcctctgggtgtcattATTGCTGCTCTaggtgtaggtattactcctctgggtggtgacattactcatctgggtttcggtattacttatctggtcgacagtattactcctctggtattggtattgctcctctggttgtcgggatTACTCATCtcggtgacggcattactcctctgggtatcggtattgctcctccgggtgacgacattactcctctgggtgacggtatcgcTCCTCTCAATGTCAGTCctactcctctagatgtcgattgtactcctctggctgtcggtattactctctgcgtGACAGTATTGTTCCTCTGGGTCTCGATATTACTCCACTGGTtgacagtattgctcctctgggtcacaGTATTACTCCTCACTGTttcggtagtactcctctgggtgacaatattactcctctgggtgtcgggattacaccgccgggTGAAGGAATTACTCAACTGGTTCTCGGTATTGCTTCTCTGGGTCTCTGCAGTGCtccgctgcgtgtcggtattactcctcaggatgtcggtattactcttttgggattcggtattactcctctgggtgacggtattactcctttggtgttggtattactcctttgcatgtcggtattactcctatgggtgtcggtattactccacgttgtgacggtattactcctctggatgtcggtattactcctctcggtgtcggtattactcctctggtgtaggtattacttctctgggtgtcggtattactcctcttcgcgccggttttactcctctgcttttcggtattaatcctatgggtgaaagtattactcacctggatgtcggtattacttctctggatgtcggtattcgtcctctgggtgacggtattactcgtctgggtgtcggtattacttctctgcatgtcagttatacttctctggatgtcgctattgctcctctgggtgacggtattacttctcttcgcgacggttttactcctctgcttttcggtattaatcctctgggtgaaagtattacttctctgggtgacggtattactccactgggtgacggtattactcctctgggtgatggtattactcctctggatatcggtattattcctctgggtgttggtattactcctcttgttgacagtataactcccctgggtgaccgtattacacctctggatatcggtattactcctctgagtgacagtattactcctctcgatTTAGGTACTTCTACTCGGGGTGATGCTATTACTCCtgtgggtggcggtattactcctctggtttggtcttactcgtctgggtgacggtatgactcctctgtgtgtcgatattactcatctgggtgttggtattactcctctgggttggtattactcctctgggtgacggtatcgcTCCTCTCAATGTCAGTCctactcctctagatgtcgattgcactcctctggctgtcggtattactctctgcgtGACAGTATTGTTCCTCTGGGTCTCGATATTACTCCACTGGTtgacagtattgctcctctgggtcacaGTATTACTCCTCACTGTttcggtagtactcctctgggtgacaatattactcctctgggtgtcgggattacaccgccgggTGAAGGAATTACTCAACTGGTTCTCGGTATTGCTTCTCTGGGTCTCTGCATTGCtccgctgcgtgtcggtattactcctcaggatgtcggtattactcttttaggattcggtattactcctctgggtgacggtattactcctttggtgttggtattactcctttgcatgtcggtattactccgatgggtgtcggtattactccacgttgtgacggtattactcctctggatgtcggtattactcctctcggtgt encodes the following:
- the LOC139269189 gene encoding uncharacterized protein, whose protein sequence is MQRSNTNTQRSNTVIQRSNNETQKSQSHNQRSNTDTHRSRTEMQGSNTDAQLCNTSPGRRSNTGTERSNTDTQRSNTFTQRINTEKQRSKTVAKRSNTVTQRSNSDTKRSITDMQRSNTDTQTSNTVTQRTNTDIQRSNTDIQSSNNDTQRSNTVSRRNNNDTERSNTDIQRSNSDTQRSNSDTQRRNTEIQRGDAVTQRSNTVIQRNNIVQQWSKTVTKRSNTFTQRRNIETQRSDTDTERRNTDTQTSNTDTKMSNTYTQTSNTKPEE